In the genome of Carya illinoinensis cultivar Pawnee chromosome 13, C.illinoinensisPawnee_v1, whole genome shotgun sequence, the window ACATCTGGTTGGTtgggagaatcaattttcaAAGTTTACCTGATGTATCTAAGTCATTCTATGTAGAAAAACCATAATGGTCTGTCAAGTAATCATTCATATCTATCACATTCTTCTGTTCTGTCGTTtcaattattttgtaatattagcGTGGTAGTTGGAAAATTTGAGTTTTCATGAGTTTACCTTCGAGAAACCTCAGCTATAGAAAAAATTCAGATGTTTAATGTAAATTTGCTTTTGTGAGTACTTACAATTCAATGATCTTTCTGGTGGCCAGAAAAAAAATGGTCTTTCTGGTGACAAATCTTGGCTATTCTGGCTGTTTTGTTTCAGGTTGTTTCCAAGACATCTTACAAGTTTTAATTGATATATGTTCTGTGAATTTTATCAGTTGATGAGTTGCTAACAGCTAACTATTCTGTAAAATTGCATTGTCCAGCCTCCTGAAAATTAGATTGGTTGCAATTTGGTGATGGCTTTTCCACATGTATATTTGTACGTTCAGTTAGCATTCTAGTGTCTTGAATGGGGGCTTGAATTCTTGCATTTAATTTAAGTTTATTTGAACatattgataatttattttgaaaaaaaaaaaaaaatcaaatggtgTTTATCAGCAATTAAAGCGGAAGAGTGACACAACAGATTATGAAGCTGACTCTGTTGATAGAACAGCTGGTCCTGGGTTCACTGAAGTAGTTAACAGTCCCCTTCAGACACCTGTGTCAGTAAAAGGGGGAAAGGCAAACAAAACATCACGGCTTTCGAAGTGCAGTAAATCTGGACCTCATACTCCAGTCTCAAATGTTGGTGAGTACCAAACTTGTTGAGTATTTTCCAATATATGTATTCCTACTATGCATCAATGTCAGTATTGATCAATGTAAACCACAGGATACATAGATTCTGTTAAAATTCTCTCACTTGCGTAGATACTTGTCTGTCTCCAGTGGCCCCAGCAGAAATCATGAGATACACTTAATGtgaaaatttttggaaaatTTGGCAGGTTCTCCTTCCGGCAATAATCTCCCTTCAGCTGGTCCTTGTCGTTATGACAGCTCCCTGGGTAACAAATTACTGTTTATGCATTTATTGGTTATGttatatcttattattttaaaaataagcgTGGTTTATTTCGTTATAGGCTATTTGTGGAGTCTAGCAACTTCTTGTTTAAGATTGACATCAATGTCCTATGATTCTTATACAGGTCTCTTGACAAAGAAGTTTATCAATCTAATAAAACATGCTGAAGATGGTATTCTTGATCTAAATAAAGCTGCTGAAACTTTGGAGGTGACCGTTATTCTTTCTTGTTCAAcatatcaattattttaaatgtgCTGTTAGTTGAAGATTTCTGCTGCAGGTGCAAAAGCGGAGGATATATGATATAACAAATGTGCTTGAAGGAATTGGTCTTATTGAAAAGAAGCTCAAAAACAGAATTCAGTGGAAGTACGGGaatgttttcttctcttttcaaaGTTCTATGTTATAGTTGTTATCCTAACTGTGAGGACTGATTATCGGCTACATGTGAGAATTTACTTTGTTTGATGGATTGTTTGATTAGAGGACTTGATGTCTCAAGGCCTGGGGAGGTTGATGAGAACTATTCCAGTTTACAGGTATGCAGAATAGAGAAATTGTTTCTTGGCATATGCATGGTTACTGAGGTTCTGCATAACTCTTTGAAGAGTACTTGTATGCCTGTGTTCTTGCTTTTTAGTATGATTTTATCGTTTTCTTTGAGGTGAATTTTCAACCTGATAGGTTAATTAAAAGGCAGCATTATGCCTATAGTGAGCAGAATGGAGAAGTCGGTCTTTGTTGTTGAATAATTAGATAAGGCTTTCTGTCGAGCATATTATATCTGAATCACCATGTACATCATTCAGAGGGCGATGGATGAAATATGGCATCTTTTATCCCACGTGTATATTTTGAACATAGATAGTGTTTGCATATTTCTGAAGGTGAAGGATTTGgcctcaatttttttcttttttaatctgtaGGCAGAAGTTGAAAACCTTTCCCTTCAAGAGCGCACATTAGATGAACAAATAAGGTTAATAGCTATGCCTTTCCTAGTGCTGCTCTATTACACCGGTTTGTTTTCAACCATTAATGTGCTGAGGCTCTAATCTGTTGCAGAGAAATGCAAGACCAATTGAGGGACCTCAGTGAAGATGAGAACAACCAAAAGTAtgttcttttcctctctctctctctctctctctctctctctccttcttcttcttcttctttttcctgatTGGCAATGGGTGTTCGGAACAACGTCCCAACTAATCCTGGGGGTGCATAGGTCCTTGGCAaagagtttcccgcaagtgtaccttgggtaattcaaggggaaaatcccCGAGTCCGATGATccttagagattgtttgcacccaaggggatttgaaccttagacctagggggagcatacccctaAGCCCAAGGCTTTTCACACTTGagtcaacccctaggggttgttCTTCTCCTTTTAACTCTAGAAAGATTGATTCACTTTCCTAACGTCATAATTGGTATCAACCTTTGTGCTGTGTTAGGTGGCTTTTTGTCACTGAGGAAGATATCAAGGGCTTACCCTGTTTCCAGGTTTTTTCCCCCTAAATGTTATCATATATTCTTGGTTGTTTTGGCCACCTTGCAtttcctagaatgaatttattgtattaaCTGTCAACTAAATACATATACTAACTGGTTCTTCCAGAATGAAACACTAATAGCATACTAACTGGTTCTTCCAGAATGAAACACTAATAGCAATTAAAGCTCCTCATGGTACAACTCTGGAAGTTCCTGATCCTGATGAGGTAAATTTAAGATGGACAAGATTGATGAAACAAGTTCATATTGAGAATTTACCTGCATAATTCTCAGTGCATCATTTCTAATGTGTACCAGGCTGTTGACTATCCCCAGAGGAGGTACAGGATAGTCCTAAGAAGCACAATGGGTCCCATAGATGTTTACCTTGTCAGGTAATGTTGATTCTAGTTGAATATAAGATCATTGCTTTTGCTGGAGTCATTACTCTCCCTGCACTAGCAAGATAAAGTCACAACTTTCTAGCAAGATAAAATCACAACTCTAAAGGAGATAATGACACGATGGAATATCCAAGTATTCTTATAATCTGACTTGCTCTCTGTCTGTCCATCATTTTAGTCAACTTTCTAGCAAGATAAAATCACAACTCTATAGGAGATAATGAAGATGGAATATCCAAGTATTCTTATAATCTGACTTGATCTCTCTCACTGTCCATTTTAGTCAATTTGAAGAAAAGTTTGAGGAGATTAATGATGTTGAGGTACCTCCAAACTTACCATCAAGCTCAGGGTTTGACGAGAACCTGGCAAACACAATGGTCACTGAGGAGTGCAGAGGAAAGGAGATTGAAATGCATGGACAAGATGCTCATAGAATGTGCTCAGATCTTAATGCCTCTAACGACTTTGTGAGTGGAATTATGAAGATTGTGCCATCTGAAGTTGATGTAAGTGTGGTTCTTGATTTGTTTGGATATATTAACTTTGTGAAAGAAACGATTTATTGcaaacattttcttttcttcactgGAGATCCAAAAAAGTTTTTATGAGCCGAAGCAACATGTTCTGAATTTCAAATATTCGTGTCTGAAATGATATAAAATCAAGTGACCGAATGGATTGGTTTCAGAATGGCATAATAATTCTACTTGTAAATCtttcatttttgttcttttgcaagcttattatcacaaaaaattttaatagttaACGGCAAATTAGACTTCATCAACAAGTAATTGTTCCAATCATcctgaaatttgtttttttttttttttcttctgatgGAAGGGCTAATGACCTAATGAAAaacagttctttttttttttgtttttttgttttttttttttgttttgttttttgttttcagagTGATGCAGATTACTGGCTTTTATCAGATGCTGACGTCAGCATCACGGACATTTGGAGAACAGAACGTATCCTGACAACAAAAATACCGCGCCGttttttacaatttatttttcattttccatgtGCTCTCTTCTTTGTTCAGTAATTGCCATGTGTAAATAACTTGGCAGTGAGTACTGAATTCCTTGATTCTTGACCATAGCTGGAGCAGAATGGAACGACTTCAGTACATTTCAGGATGATTATACCATGGCTAACATAAGCACACCACAGCCCCAAACTCCACCGTCCGGCCCTACCGAAGGGCCTCCTGCTGCTAACCCTACTAAGAGTTGAGACCCTGGAAAGTGTATGTGGATGCAATACTTAATTTTGTTCAGGACATATGATGTTCCAACCATTCGCTGTTGTGTAAATCCCTGTAAGTGGGATTGAAGATTCCCCAGCTGATGTCTGCAGGATGTtcccagaaaagaaaaaattacgaGAAACTACTGGATGGAAGATGGAAGTAGCAGGTTCGTTGTATAGGTATGTATGTCATATTGTAGAGAAGAAAAcgaccaaaaaagaaaagaaagaaaaccaatgTTGTTTGTATAACCATGTATATTATTTACATTCTTGGCTCTAGTACTGTACTAACTAGCTTGACCTCTAGGTTAACTTGACAATTAGTAACGACAGGTGAGGTATTCATATGTTCAGAAATTGAAAGAATAAACTATAAAGGGAGGGAAAAGAGGATCTATCAATATCATATCATCctgtttgttttttcattttttaacccAATAATTTTTGCTAGATGTAGTGCCGTAACGTATGCTGTCTGGTTGGTGATTTGCATGAAGCCCTTTCAGTTGTGGGAAGTGGTGAGACGGTTACCTCTCCATTCATTATCACATTAATTACTGGTTGACATCTTTATGGGACTTCAACTTCTTAACAATGAGTGCTCAAATGCTATGCATTTGATCACGAGTTATTACCCACAACATAAAAGCaagtctttttttcttttgtttttgcctttaatatttttaagctTGTTCATGTGATCCATGAGATGCCATAAATTGAAGGTCAGTCGTTTCACATTCTCACCATCCCAAGTAATAAAATTGTggtttaaaatatcatcaatttaattttcttgGTTTGCTCTGTTTTGGAATGACCGGTAAGCAATTCACCGCTAATTGGAAGGACCCTTTAATTATAGATTTTGAAGGACTTGGGAAAAGAGCAATAGCGATGTGATGTTGAAATCTCCAAACATCCATTTTCTAATCTCAATGGGCTTAAACGGGTTgatttgattatataaaattaaactatctcttttcatctcatctcatataatcattataatttttttttttaatttttatacaaaatatggtaaataatttaattttatcaatttttaaaacaaaattaatattaaaaaattatattataatgatattttatttaacttttaactaaaCATTTTATCTAATATTAACTGTGTTAAGTCTCAAAGAGTATTCGGCTTACTTGCTTATAATCAGCAGTTAGTTACAGGGAGGAAAAAATGTAGTATGAGAAAGAAGTTAaacatgggtttttttttttcacctgaAGAAACTATATctacatttaaataataaaaaaaaaaggttatttttctttctcaactttcttTCCAATCCAACCGGCAACGATTGGAGTCAGGGCTACTGTGGGAGGAAATCTGATTGGAGATGCGGCCTTGTGTGCAGCATATGCCAAAGCAAATGTGCCAACCTTCTCCCCTGTCTCATTAGTTGATATCCCCACCTGCAAAATACAGTATGACACAATGAAAACTTGAGACGACTTGCAGTTCATACAAACAAAGGCTTTTTTTTTACCTTCTGCAGCAAAGCTTGGACATCAACCCCAGCGCTAATTAGTGCATAGCAGAGTGAGAAAGATATCAATGAGAGAGCAATGGATGTTGCCAAGTATGCTCCTCCATACTGTGCTAGCAGCTCCTTTGCTTGATTCCCTTTTGATTTCTTCTCCTCACCATCACCTTCCTTTCCTTCCTCTTTCGAGCTAAATATCTGCAGGCAtccatgacattttttttaaggaatacAGACCAAACACTCTCATCAAGGATGTATTAGCATCAACAGTCACGCCATGCCTTTTCAACTAACGAGCCGAAAACAGAATCCCGGTTTAGACACAAAAAGGCCTCAAACTCATTTCATCAAAtctttacaactttttaaaatttccatacaaaataatgaaaggtaataacaattcaacattttctaatctcaaaacaataataatattaaaaaattattttaataatattttattcaactttcatctcatcttaactcaatatCCAATCCTCACCTTATTGTCACATAACCATGTAATGGGATTTGAGTTTGGAATGAAATAACCACTCAAAAGTTCTTTTTCTCAAACATTGCTTTGGCTTCTAATATCCCCAGATTAATGAACTATTTGTAGAGTGAAGCAGCATGTCTTGTATTACTAATATCAGTTACTTTACATATATGAAAATCGCATTGCATGAGACGAAAATAGCTAATATTccgttcctctctctctctctctctctctctcactgctGACAATGCCCTTCAGGTTGTCGGTGAAAGTATCCATCGAACAAATTAGGAACTCCTTCCCATCGATTTGCAGGTGTCAAAACTCAGAGTTTTGTGATAATGTTTTCCAATAGGTTTTCCTCATATTGACTCTTTCATTCTGTTATTCCTTAAATTACTCTGCAACCTGGGGTAcccatgtttatatatattgaaatttcaTGTCTATTTAGCTCCACATCCCACTCCCCAAACCCATCTCTCAATTTGAAGACACCTTTTCTATCTAATtagcaaaaaaacaaaagaacagaACTGGGAAACAAACCGCATTAGGAGCACCACcgtggatgatgatgatgataacccATCACTTTAGAGGCCCACAAGCAagcaaaacagaaataaaatggagagaaagaaGGAATGAACACCTTCCAGAGACCAGCCTCTAGGCCATACTTCTTTGTGATTTCCTCAGCTGAAGCAGAAGAAGgtgatggagatgaagatgggCTTTCAGTTTCCTCTGTTTTCTCTTTGAGAGCTCTGACCGTGAACCGCTTCAACTTGGCTTGGGAGAGTGGAATTGAAGCGTGATAGCAGATTCTTGGGTGCCCTTTGCTGAAGAAAGAAGCATGGGAGAGAGATGCTACTGCTGGCAGAGCTGTTGCCATTTTTAGCCAAccaaagattttattttctatctatTTAAACATGACCATCTGTTCCGATGAAAGAGGGagaaaaaatatctcaaaaaacCAAAGATGAAGAGAAGAGTAGATTGTGTGTGAAGTTGTGAACCAAGCAATTTATAACAAAGGGAGCAGAGCTGCAGAGGGTCAGTTTTCGTAATCAGTGGATGCTAGTCATGGGCTAGGTCGCATTGCCGGCCCAACTCATTTATTTATCCATATTTactattttagaattttaggataattaattcattttaaaagtGATGAATTTTGATGCAGTAAAGTTTTGGGACAATCAATGAGAAGTTATAGATCATATAGAGATTTCGTAAAAGataacttataaattgatataattttatatgatatatatatttttaataaattttaactaaaaatattaaaaattttaacccATAAAGatttattgattttaaataaaacttatgccgagagtaagataaaataaatattaattttaaataagatttgtatccaattttacatatagattaaatttatatatccaTAAATAAAGAGATATATAACACTTATGTCGTATCCTTCATTTAATCCAATTTCATCAGTTATTAAATTAGCTCttgtatttaaaataagaaGTGGCAGAATTGATGGATAACTTCACATCATTATTATAGAATAAGAATGAAATATGGTGTAGTATATTGTCTATTTTTACACTACTAAGATGGTAGCTCAGTTGGTACAAGCTAATATTTCATAGTTTCGAGATCAGGAGTTTGGATATAAGTTAAAACCACTTGTGGTATTAAAACTTGACTTTTGGGATATGAACTTTGAACTAGCTGGATACTTTAGAAGGTGTTATGGTGACAGGCCCGCTCTTTGAGTAGTAGTTATAGTTCAAACCAAACATTATGCAGTAGGGAGAGGCTCCAATGGTTACGTCCAGAAATGGTTGCTATGCTAGTAGCTCACACTTCccattttcttgagaaaaaaaaaaattgtatattccCATGATTAAACTACCGTTCTAGTCGTAGTCTTAAAACAAATTGTACCAATATTAAAGTTGGATGAACTTGGAAGGAAATATGAAGATTTGAGGATGTCCGGACATTTCTATAGTCACAAGTGTTAAAAAGGAGGGCTAATCAGAATTCTTTCCGTTGTGGAACCAAGGGAAGAATAGAAGGGGCAAAGTTGAGAATGCTTCCGGAGAGAAGGCAGCTTTGCTGGTTCTTACACGTACACCAAAGTTTGTACAACGTGGGACTCGAGTGTTTTAAAAATGGTAAgagttataacttatatatacatttaacatatataattatgataaaaaaaaaataattttttcagtaCTTATGtgctattgatttttgttagaTGATCATGTGAtgaattaaagtaaaaaaaaaaaaaatcatgtgaaTTTTAGATATATTCACTTTATTAGAAAAACTTAATAAGTTACAATTTATTGACATAAAGGTAGGGTATACGTTACAATTTATTTCCATTCATGCAGTTTTGAGCCTATCTCTATTTGTGGTGAGTTTTACgttaggtttggatagtaagaagtattgagaagtgttgtaaatggtagtaaaaaaataagtgaaaagtaataatagaagaGAATACCTGTGGAGTGGTTCGGCTGATAAACCCATAATAGCAGCCCCCATTCATAAGGCGACACATTGGCCATTTAATGAGCTTATTCTATACTTGCTCACACCTGATCATAATAGTAGCACTTACTCCTTCAATCTGTTGTTCCTCCCTCATTTCTTGCACTCCATCCCCAACAAAAGAAGATCTCGACTAAGATGGTGGTGGAACTCAACCCAGAAGGTAAAGGAGACCTAGGAGATGAGGACGCTCGACCCGAATGAACTATTCTCATCTTTCTCTCGtggtaatctctctctcttagaTTAGCATGAAGCACTAATTAGCATGGCGATTTGGGGTTTTTTTTGAAACAAGGTCTGTGGTATAAGGGGTTTATGAATGTTTTGAATGGCTATCTTAGAGTGACGGGAAGCCGATTTGGGGTTTTTGGGTAACCCTGTACGTTTTGAATGGTTATCTATGTCATAGTggctttaaaa includes:
- the LOC122292385 gene encoding transcription factor E2FB-like, coding for MSGSRTPTPSRPSPSSQIIQQQQPLRRQLPFSSFKPPFGAPADYHRFADPPRGATDHEAEAIVVKSPQLKRKSDTTDYEADSVDRTAGPGFTEVVNSPLQTPVSVKGGKANKTSRLSKCSKSGPHTPVSNVGSPSGNNLPSAGPCRYDSSLGLLTKKFINLIKHAEDGILDLNKAAETLEVQKRRIYDITNVLEGIGLIEKKLKNRIQWKGLDVSRPGEVDENYSSLQAEVENLSLQERTLDEQIREMQDQLRDLSEDENNQKWLFVTEEDIKGLPCFQNETLIAIKAPHGTTLEVPDPDEAVDYPQRRYRIVLRSTMGPIDVYLVSQFEEKFEEINDVEVPPNLPSSSGFDENLANTMVTEECRGKEIEMHGQDAHRMCSDLNASNDFVSGIMKIVPSEVDSDADYWLLSDADVSITDIWRTEPGAEWNDFSTFQDDYTMANISTPQPQTPPSGPTEGPPAANPTKS
- the LOC122291281 gene encoding uncharacterized protein LOC122291281 is translated as MATALPAVASLSHASFFSKGHPRICYHASIPLSQAKLKRFTVRALKEKTEETESPSSSPSPSSASAEEITKKYGLEAGLWKIFSSKEEGKEGDGEEKKSKGNQAKELLAQYGGAYLATSIALSLISFSLCYALISAGVDVQALLQKVGISTNETGEKVGTFALAYAAHKAASPIRFPPTVALTPIVAGWIGKKVEKEK